The following are from one region of the Syntrophomonadaceae bacterium genome:
- a CDS encoding energy-coupling factor transporter transmembrane protein EcfT — translation MAGNGKAENTTCFDPRTLLLLLILVNIVVILQNSFYVELTLLVLLMGLFLYCRLFGSGLKFVLVFGFLLTLQHYIFPAAPQIFADFFSILTAFLRRVFPILMIGKLIVKTTPMRHFVLAMRKWRLPEKLVIPLSVTIRYFPAIREEIKHIRDAMKLRRITGAAKFEAYIVPLIFSAANTADELSAAAVTRGIENPAPKTSVIELCFRFRDYICIVCGLVFALIAFWLR, via the coding sequence ATGGCGGGAAATGGTAAAGCTGAAAATACCACCTGCTTTGATCCAAGAACATTGTTGCTGCTTTTAATACTCGTCAATATCGTCGTTATTTTGCAGAATTCTTTCTATGTCGAGCTGACGTTGCTCGTTTTACTTATGGGTCTTTTCCTTTACTGCAGGTTATTTGGTAGCGGGCTGAAATTTGTCTTGGTATTCGGCTTCTTGTTGACGTTGCAACACTATATATTTCCGGCTGCTCCTCAAATTTTCGCTGATTTTTTTTCTATTCTTACAGCGTTTTTAAGAAGAGTGTTTCCTATTCTTATGATTGGGAAGCTTATTGTCAAGACAACGCCGATGCGGCATTTCGTCCTCGCCATGCGAAAGTGGCGCCTCCCAGAAAAGCTGGTGATTCCGCTTTCGGTAACCATTCGGTATTTTCCGGCCATCCGGGAAGAGATTAAACATATACGAGACGCGATGAAACTGCGCCGAATAACTGGGGCAGCCAAGTTCGAAGCATATATTGTTCCACTGATATTTTCGGCGGCCAATACAGCAGATGAACTCAGTGCCGCGGCCGTGACAAGAGGGATTGAGAATCCAGCGCCCAAAACCAGCGTCATCGAACTATGCTTCCGTTTCCGGGACTATATCTGTATCGTTTGCGGTCTGGTTTTTGCATTAATAGCTTTCTGGTTGCGGTGA
- a CDS encoding helix-turn-helix domain-containing protein yields MEKIQIGAIIRALRKNKGVTQEQLAEVLDVSTPAISKWESGLTNPDITMLPVIARYFQVTIDFLLGFSNELSPEDMKAICAEVMQQFESLPFKDAQREWSEYSRKYSTHSEFRYELATIGIFHLHKASSPEEMLSFANRLIGVFEQCTKADELKVKQGSYFQMANLYIMLQDFDKAQAMLNQIPVQTVNPRLLLSMIYLRKGDFEQANKNIQENVFRAVSDIIGELANKISVLRMRDNGDINQILDLFYKQQQIISLFGLEPLDGVGVGLQIAQLLAESGEIDKALNELEKAVNLLEKYPANTFAIKDISFFKDMDWPKKQYSPSFLAYAYEELIKQGFAPIEEDTRFQEIKRRFEHAFSIREERQYVP; encoded by the coding sequence ATGGAAAAAATACAAATTGGCGCGATTATCCGTGCCTTAAGAAAAAACAAGGGTGTCACACAGGAACAGTTAGCGGAAGTATTAGATGTATCGACACCCGCAATAAGCAAATGGGAAAGCGGTCTAACGAACCCCGATATTACCATGCTTCCTGTCATAGCGCGTTATTTTCAGGTTACTATTGATTTCTTGCTAGGCTTTTCCAATGAACTTAGCCCGGAAGATATGAAAGCAATCTGCGCCGAAGTAATGCAGCAATTTGAAAGTCTCCCATTTAAGGACGCACAAAGAGAGTGGTCGGAATATTCAAGGAAATACTCGACACATTCTGAGTTTAGATACGAATTAGCCACGATCGGTATTTTTCACCTTCACAAAGCAAGCTCGCCGGAAGAAATGCTCTCTTTTGCAAACAGATTAATTGGTGTGTTCGAGCAATGTACAAAGGCCGATGAATTAAAGGTCAAGCAAGGTTCGTATTTTCAAATGGCGAATCTGTATATCATGTTACAGGATTTTGATAAAGCTCAAGCTATGTTGAACCAAATTCCCGTGCAAACGGTAAATCCCCGCCTTTTGTTAAGCATGATTTATCTGAGAAAGGGAGACTTTGAACAAGCTAATAAGAACATCCAAGAGAATGTTTTTCGTGCAGTATCAGATATTATTGGAGAATTAGCAAATAAGATTTCTGTTTTACGTATGCGGGATAATGGCGATATAAACCAAATTTTGGATTTGTTCTATAAGCAGCAACAAATCATCTCGCTTTTTGGATTGGAACCACTGGACGGTGTAGGCGTGGGTTTGCAGATTGCCCAGTTGCTTGCAGAAAGCGGTGAAATTGATAAGGCCCTGAATGAGTTGGAGAAAGCAGTAAATCTTTTAGAAAAATATCCTGCAAATACATTCGCAATTAAGGATATATCTTTCTTTAAAGATATGGATTGGCCAAAAAAACAATATAGCCCCTCTTTCCTTGCGTACGCTTATGAGGAGCTCATAAAACAAGGTTTCGCTCCTATTGAAGAAGATACTCGCTTTCAGGAGATAAAGAGGCGCTTTGAACACGCATTTTCTATAAGAGAGGAGAGGCAATATGTACCTTGA
- a CDS encoding ABC transporter ATP-binding protein: MVKFHKVYFGYTHEKDTLRNIDLYIEAGECVLLCGKSGCGKTTVTKLVNGLIPHFTGNGHFKGTVTAAGMEVARTELYELSKKIGSVFQNPKSQFFNLDSDAELAFGLENIGANPEYIRKRLKTTTEELQIERLLHRNIFTLSGGEKQALAFGSVYALNPDIFVLDEPTANLDGDAIAVLKRQLREIKRQGKTILIAEHRLYFLTDLIDRAVYMENGEIVRIYTRDEFLALSDEQRIRMGLRTLQANALRAPDAQVRESGHVLMIKDLCCEIKGNRIFDHVSFSAGSGGIVGITGNNGVGKSTLLRCICGLTRERGGSVSLDGKPLTQGQRNKECFCVMQDVNHQLFSDSVWNECVLSTGDDCRAEIEAVLRAFDLFEYKNAHPMALSGGQRQRLAIACGVLSGKKILVFDEPTSGLDYEQMMAVGGMIKKLAEAQHIILIVSHDMEFLNCVCDRTVVLTLNCNGKEVRNA; this comes from the coding sequence ATGGTTAAATTCCACAAGGTATATTTTGGGTATACCCACGAAAAGGACACATTGCGGAACATTGATTTATACATAGAAGCCGGCGAGTGCGTATTGCTGTGTGGAAAAAGCGGTTGCGGGAAAACGACAGTAACGAAGCTGGTCAATGGGTTGATTCCCCATTTTACAGGAAATGGCCATTTTAAAGGCACAGTCACTGCGGCGGGAATGGAGGTAGCCCGTACGGAGTTGTACGAGTTATCAAAAAAGATTGGCTCAGTTTTTCAAAACCCCAAGTCGCAGTTTTTCAATCTTGACTCTGACGCTGAGCTTGCCTTTGGATTGGAAAACATCGGGGCGAATCCAGAGTATATACGGAAACGGCTAAAAACCACGACAGAAGAATTGCAGATCGAGAGACTGTTGCACCGGAATATCTTCACGCTGTCCGGCGGGGAAAAACAGGCGCTTGCCTTCGGCTCGGTTTACGCTTTGAATCCTGATATTTTTGTTCTGGACGAGCCTACCGCTAACCTGGACGGAGATGCAATCGCGGTTCTAAAGCGGCAACTTCGGGAAATCAAACGCCAAGGTAAAACCATCCTGATCGCCGAGCACAGGCTGTATTTTTTAACCGACCTCATTGACCGGGCGGTTTATATGGAAAATGGAGAAATCGTACGCATCTATACTCGCGACGAATTCTTGGCGCTCTCCGACGAGCAGCGGATCAGGATGGGCTTGCGCACACTGCAAGCAAATGCCTTGCGCGCGCCTGATGCCCAAGTGCGTGAATCCGGACATGTGCTGATGATTAAGGATCTCTGCTGTGAGATCAAGGGTAACCGCATCTTTGACCATGTGAGCTTTTCGGCCGGCAGCGGTGGAATCGTGGGCATCACGGGAAACAACGGCGTGGGCAAAAGTACGCTGCTGCGCTGCATCTGCGGGCTTACCCGGGAAAGAGGCGGGTCGGTGTCGCTTGACGGCAAACCGCTGACGCAAGGGCAGCGAAATAAGGAATGCTTCTGCGTTATGCAGGATGTCAATCACCAACTCTTCAGCGATAGCGTGTGGAATGAATGCGTGCTATCCACCGGTGACGATTGCAGAGCGGAGATCGAAGCTGTGTTGCGGGCTTTTGATCTGTTTGAGTATAAGAATGCGCATCCAATGGCCTTGTCGGGTGGTCAAAGGCAGCGCCTGGCCATCGCGTGCGGGGTATTGAGCGGTAAAAAGATACTCGTCTTCGATGAGCCAACCAGCGGCCTGGACTACGAGCAGATGATGGCGGTAGGCGGGATGATCAAGAAGCTGGCTGAAGCGCAACACATCATCTTGATCGTCAGCCACGACATGGAGTTTCTAAACTGCGTGTGCGACCGGACGGTCGTGCTCACACTAAACTGCAACGGAAAAGAGGTGCGGAATGCATGA
- a CDS encoding helix-turn-helix transcriptional regulator gives MTKDDLILVGHNIPSIVVEDEKRAVYQMKNQTGEGVMICYTVFSGAYLIYNDFHMQSCDSVFKPDVDMFCIDHCREGRIEQDMGNGAYDYLEAGDLKIDNRKGHNTHFEFPLSHYHGITVALCMEQAAKTLAAEMSSFSIDLYALQKKYLSGGVHCVVRGQNAIKHIFSELYTVPDHIRIPYFKIKVLELLVFLDALEIPTCNEKRPYFYKTQVEKIKAIQAFITSDMQKHYTLDELSSKFDIPLTSMKTCFKGVFGTSIFAYMRTYRMNQAAVLLRTSKEASIADIAGHVGYDSPSKFAVAFKDVMGKSPLEYRKSFV, from the coding sequence ATGACAAAAGATGATTTAATATTAGTTGGTCACAACATACCCTCTATCGTTGTCGAGGATGAGAAGCGCGCCGTTTATCAGATGAAAAACCAAACCGGCGAAGGCGTTATGATCTGTTATACCGTTTTCTCCGGAGCCTATTTGATCTATAATGATTTCCACATGCAAAGCTGCGACTCTGTATTTAAGCCAGATGTAGATATGTTTTGTATAGATCATTGCCGCGAGGGCCGCATTGAGCAAGACATGGGAAACGGAGCGTACGATTACCTTGAGGCGGGGGATTTGAAAATCGATAACCGAAAGGGGCACAATACCCATTTCGAATTCCCCCTAAGCCATTACCACGGCATTACCGTCGCGCTATGCATGGAGCAGGCGGCAAAAACCCTAGCTGCAGAGATGAGCAGTTTTTCCATAGACCTGTATGCTCTGCAGAAAAAATACCTATCAGGAGGAGTGCACTGTGTAGTCCGCGGACAGAATGCTATAAAGCACATCTTTTCCGAGCTGTATACGGTGCCGGACCACATCAGAATACCGTATTTTAAAATTAAGGTATTGGAACTCCTTGTGTTTTTAGACGCACTGGAAATCCCGACATGTAATGAAAAACGTCCTTATTTCTATAAAACGCAGGTAGAAAAAATCAAGGCAATCCAAGCGTTTATCACCTCGGATATGCAAAAACATTACACATTGGATGAATTGTCCTCTAAATTTGACATTCCTCTGACTTCGATGAAAACTTGCTTCAAGGGCGTCTTCGGGACCTCCATTTTTGCTTACATGCGCACCTACCGTATGAATCAGGCGGCCGTGCTGCTTCGCACGAGCAAAGAAGCGAGCATTGCGGATATCGCCGGGCATGTAGGTTACGACAGCCCCAGCAAATTTGCCGTCGCTTTCAAAGACGTGATGGGAAAATCCCCGCTCGAATACCGAAAATCTTTTGTCTGA
- a CDS encoding VOC family protein, whose protein sequence is MVGVEIDMVVTDSLKALELYEKIFDIERVEVTAFPKGENEVIFTLYGVRFHMLDENPKFALKSPNPDDPKSIWFNILVPDIKETYAKAVSVGCTEIQPVTEMPDYGVSNAIFSDSFGYLWMLHQMHKEVSFEERARLWEEKRESKQHS, encoded by the coding sequence ATGGTCGGAGTAGAAATTGATATGGTTGTTACGGACAGCTTGAAAGCATTGGAGTTATACGAAAAAATATTTGATATCGAACGTGTTGAGGTTACAGCTTTCCCCAAAGGTGAAAATGAAGTTATTTTTACCCTATACGGAGTTCGCTTTCACATGTTGGATGAAAACCCAAAGTTCGCATTGAAATCGCCAAACCCGGATGACCCCAAATCGATTTGGTTTAACATCCTCGTTCCTGACATTAAGGAAACCTATGCAAAGGCGGTCAGCGTAGGCTGTACTGAAATACAGCCAGTAACAGAAATGCCTGATTACGGAGTATCAAACGCCATATTCAGCGACTCTTTCGGCTATTTATGGATGCTGCATCAAATGCACAAAGAAGTGAGTTTTGAAGAACGCGCGCGACTTTGGGAGGAAAAAAGGGAAAGCAAGCAGCACTCGTAA
- a CDS encoding alpha/beta hydrolase produces MTNTFAFKTTEGRNAVFKAYDAFLGNMRIPHEDVNIDTRFGKAFVIAAGKKDAPVLVLLHGSGINSVMWIEDMVKYSEHYRVYAVDLQGEPGKSDGKQLPFEGSDFDNWLHDVFVGLSIEKASIVGISLGAWLALKFAIANSQMVDKLVLLCPAGVGPQKTSFAYVSLFHMLLGEKGVERLYRKVNGGKPIPQEMMDYQKLLGNNFNFRREQIPLFTDAELSQLTMPSLLCVGRKDVMFHSLKTAQRYSSLVPYAKVTVLQEAGHTIIGLVDDILAFLRH; encoded by the coding sequence ATGACAAATACATTTGCTTTTAAAACGACTGAGGGCAGGAATGCCGTATTCAAAGCGTATGATGCCTTTCTTGGCAACATGCGGATTCCCCATGAAGATGTCAATATTGACACACGTTTTGGGAAGGCTTTTGTGATAGCGGCAGGTAAAAAGGATGCCCCTGTTTTGGTATTGCTACATGGTAGCGGCATAAATTCAGTCATGTGGATCGAGGACATGGTAAAGTATTCTGAGCATTACAGGGTATATGCTGTTGATTTACAGGGCGAGCCCGGCAAAAGCGACGGTAAGCAATTGCCCTTTGAAGGCTCTGATTTTGACAATTGGCTTCACGATGTATTTGTGGGACTGTCCATCGAAAAAGCCAGTATAGTTGGAATCTCCTTGGGGGCATGGCTTGCGCTAAAGTTTGCAATTGCCAATTCCCAAATGGTCGATAAACTTGTTCTGTTATGCCCAGCCGGTGTTGGCCCGCAAAAAACTTCCTTTGCATATGTGTCTCTATTCCATATGTTGTTGGGTGAAAAAGGCGTTGAGCGGCTGTATCGTAAAGTGAATGGAGGGAAACCCATACCACAGGAAATGATGGATTATCAAAAACTGCTTGGGAACAACTTCAATTTCAGACGGGAGCAAATACCGCTTTTTACAGATGCCGAACTGTCGCAATTGACGATGCCGTCCCTTTTGTGCGTAGGACGAAAAGATGTCATGTTTCACTCGCTGAAAACAGCACAACGATATAGTAGCCTTGTGCCTTATGCAAAAGTTACCGTGCTGCAGGAAGCGGGTCATACGATTATCGGTTTAGTGGACGACATCTTAGCGTTTTTGCGGCATTAA
- a CDS encoding ABC transporter ATP-binding protein produces the protein MVRGNNWIGTLFIFAARCKGKMLLSVICAIISVAAGIVPYFGVYKIISMFIEGVPAIGPLLFWSAVCLTGYLLKLLFHGISTSLSHISAYTILEAIRLKIADKLMKAPLGSVLNETAGKFKNTIVDRVEAIEVPLAHVIPEMISHLLLPIGVFIYLWVIDWRMALAALVTMPVAGVLLAVGLKGFNKRYEAYMKASNHVNSVIVEYVEGIEVIKTFNQSAISYEKFAKAVSSFKNFTMAWFESTWALMNLSLSILPSTLLWTLPVGTALYLKGALTPSELTMCLILSMGIVGPLTKFAVFVNDAKAMEYVVNDADKLLNLPELPNTQTRAQITGYDVELKDVSFSYGAESADVLHGVNLRLPQGSFSALVGPSGGGKTTVARLIARFWDVTDGSISIGGRDVRQIPLSQLAELISYVTQDNFLFNCSLKENIRLGKPSATDEEVFEAAKAARCAEFILRLENGYDTSAGEAGKRLSGGEKQRIAIARAILKNAPIVILDEATAFTDPENEEQIQKSITALTRGKTLLVIAHRLSTIKNAGQIIVLKKGHVVRVGTHSQLLEECPLYRDMWQAHIGAKIWSAADGKRKETKGHV, from the coding sequence ATGGTTAGAGGAAATAACTGGATAGGCACACTTTTCATATTTGCGGCAAGATGCAAAGGGAAAATGCTTTTGTCCGTAATTTGTGCCATCATCAGCGTGGCAGCCGGCATTGTGCCGTATTTCGGCGTGTATAAAATCATCTCCATGTTTATCGAAGGAGTTCCGGCCATAGGACCGCTTTTATTTTGGTCGGCGGTCTGCCTTACGGGATATCTTTTGAAGCTCTTGTTCCATGGTATCTCCACATCACTGTCCCATATCTCGGCCTATACGATTTTAGAGGCGATCCGGCTGAAAATCGCTGACAAACTGATGAAAGCGCCGCTCGGCAGCGTGCTGAACGAGACTGCGGGCAAGTTTAAAAATACCATCGTAGACCGCGTGGAGGCGATCGAGGTGCCGCTGGCCCATGTTATTCCCGAAATGATCTCCCACCTGCTTTTGCCGATTGGCGTTTTTATCTATCTTTGGGTCATCGATTGGCGTATGGCGCTTGCGGCACTAGTCACCATGCCTGTTGCAGGCGTACTCCTCGCTGTGGGGCTGAAAGGCTTCAATAAACGATATGAAGCGTATATGAAAGCCAGCAATCATGTCAACAGCGTCATTGTCGAATACGTGGAAGGGATCGAGGTTATCAAGACCTTTAACCAATCCGCGATCTCTTACGAGAAGTTTGCGAAAGCAGTCAGCTCTTTTAAGAATTTTACGATGGCGTGGTTTGAAAGCACATGGGCACTGATGAACCTGAGCCTTTCCATTTTGCCCTCTACGCTGCTGTGGACGCTGCCCGTCGGCACCGCGCTTTACTTAAAGGGTGCATTAACCCCGTCTGAACTGACGATGTGCTTGATCCTGTCTATGGGCATTGTGGGACCCCTCACGAAATTTGCGGTTTTTGTCAACGATGCCAAAGCGATGGAGTATGTCGTCAACGACGCCGACAAGCTGTTAAACCTGCCGGAGCTCCCCAACACTCAAACGCGGGCACAAATTACAGGTTATGACGTTGAGCTTAAAGACGTCTCCTTCTCTTACGGTGCGGAAAGCGCGGACGTGCTTCACGGCGTCAATCTCCGGCTGCCTCAGGGGAGCTTTTCCGCTCTGGTGGGGCCTTCGGGCGGCGGCAAGACTACCGTGGCCCGTCTGATCGCCCGGTTCTGGGACGTGACAGATGGCAGCATTTCAATCGGTGGCAGGGACGTCCGCCAGATACCGCTGTCGCAGCTGGCGGAACTTATAAGCTATGTCACACAAGACAATTTCTTATTTAATTGCTCGTTAAAAGAGAATATCCGCCTTGGGAAACCCTCCGCGACCGATGAAGAGGTGTTTGAGGCGGCAAAGGCAGCTCGCTGCGCCGAATTTATCCTCCGCCTAGAAAACGGCTACGACACTTCCGCTGGAGAAGCTGGGAAAAGGCTTTCCGGCGGAGAAAAGCAGCGGATCGCCATTGCGCGGGCTATATTGAAAAACGCTCCTATCGTCATATTGGATGAGGCGACGGCATTCACCGATCCGGAAAATGAGGAGCAGATACAAAAATCCATTACCGCGCTGACCAGGGGCAAAACATTGTTGGTCATCGCACATCGGCTGTCCACCATCAAAAATGCCGGCCAGATCATTGTCCTTAAAAAAGGTCACGTTGTCCGGGTAGGAACACACTCGCAATTATTGGAGGAGTGCCCGCTCTACCGGGATATGTGGCAGGCTCATATCGGCGCAAAGATCTGGTCTGCAGCGGATGGTAAAAGAAAGGAGACAAAGGGGCATGTTTAA
- a CDS encoding ABC transporter ATP-binding protein — MFNTLKIIFNWVGPYKKRLYLGFVYSFLVSIFTSMPIMVAIYTLSRVIADWRGEIKLQPNFIWFILFALVVLVLLRFLFSYLRAKTQESIGYEVAAEQRIRIGGILKRVPMGYFSRYNLGDISAAVTTELSVLELRGIKMIDIVVNGYINVLATILFLAIFNFYAALISAVGILLSALFLREISKKSKKNEPVSRKAQVDMIASTIEYIRGMAAVKAFNQEGVSIERVKKAYRDSKEVNIQIQKGYALFNCLHLLALKSASVLIVLVTAWLVLGGQMGLPVVLMMAMFSFTIFVHLEAMDVAAHELVIIDSTLSKLKKIEQAEFIDQEGKNIPIHSYEIQFDNVSFGYDTRDVIKSVSFLIPQYTTTAIVGPSGSGKTTICNLIARFYDVNAGSVKIGGRDVREFTLDSLLANISMVFQSVYLFQDTVKNNIGFGKPGASDEEIMSAAKAAQCHDFIVELPNGYDTVIGEGGSSLSGGEKQRISIARAILKNAPIVILDEATASVDPENEHYIQEAISALTRGKTVIIIAHRLATIQHVDQILVIDNGRVAQKGNHEELIGQEGIYKRFLAIRQAAEAWNI, encoded by the coding sequence ATGTTTAATACACTAAAAATTATCTTCAACTGGGTCGGTCCATATAAAAAAAGGCTTTATCTTGGCTTTGTCTATTCGTTTCTTGTGAGCATCTTTACCTCCATGCCCATCATGGTAGCGATCTATACCTTGAGCCGGGTGATAGCCGACTGGCGAGGTGAAATTAAACTGCAACCAAACTTCATTTGGTTCATATTGTTTGCCCTTGTTGTGCTTGTATTGCTGCGCTTCCTTTTTTCTTACCTACGCGCCAAAACCCAGGAAAGCATCGGCTACGAGGTGGCGGCGGAGCAGCGTATCCGAATCGGCGGTATTCTAAAGCGTGTTCCAATGGGCTATTTTTCACGATACAATTTAGGTGACATATCTGCAGCGGTGACAACCGAGCTTTCCGTTCTGGAATTACGGGGCATTAAAATGATCGATATCGTCGTCAACGGCTATATCAACGTGTTGGCTACCATTCTCTTCCTTGCCATTTTTAATTTTTACGCTGCACTGATTTCGGCAGTCGGCATACTTCTTTCGGCGCTGTTTTTGCGCGAAATAAGTAAAAAAAGCAAAAAGAACGAGCCTGTTAGTCGCAAGGCGCAGGTGGATATGATAGCGAGCACCATCGAATACATTCGCGGTATGGCGGCCGTCAAGGCCTTCAATCAAGAAGGCGTTTCCATCGAAAGAGTTAAAAAGGCTTATCGCGACAGCAAAGAGGTGAACATACAAATTCAGAAGGGGTATGCACTCTTTAATTGCCTGCACCTGCTGGCGCTTAAGAGCGCATCTGTGCTTATTGTTTTGGTTACAGCATGGCTTGTCCTGGGTGGGCAAATGGGGCTGCCTGTCGTGCTGATGATGGCGATGTTTTCCTTTACCATCTTCGTGCATCTGGAGGCCATGGACGTTGCGGCACATGAATTGGTTATTATCGATTCCACGCTTAGTAAGCTTAAGAAGATTGAGCAGGCGGAATTTATCGATCAAGAGGGCAAAAATATCCCGATTCATTCCTATGAAATTCAATTTGATAATGTTTCATTCGGATATGACACGCGCGATGTCATCAAGAGCGTGTCTTTTCTGATTCCTCAGTACACGACGACCGCCATTGTTGGCCCTTCCGGCAGCGGCAAAACAACGATCTGCAACCTGATCGCGCGGTTTTACGATGTGAACGCCGGCAGCGTAAAAATCGGCGGCAGGGATGTGAGAGAATTTACACTCGATAGTTTGCTGGCAAATATCAGCATGGTGTTTCAGAGCGTATATTTGTTTCAAGACACGGTGAAAAACAACATAGGGTTTGGTAAACCAGGCGCCTCGGATGAAGAGATTATGTCAGCGGCAAAGGCGGCGCAATGCCATGACTTCATTGTAGAGCTGCCCAACGGGTACGACACAGTGATCGGCGAGGGCGGCTCCTCCCTCTCGGGCGGTGAAAAACAGCGGATCTCGATTGCCAGAGCAATACTAAAGAACGCGCCGATCGTCATTCTCGACGAAGCCACAGCGAGTGTCGATCCGGAGAACGAACATTATATCCAAGAAGCTATCAGCGCTCTGACACGCGGAAAGACGGTGATTATCATTGCCCATCGGTTGGCCACGATTCAGCATGTAGATCAGATTTTGGTAATCGACAATGGTCGAGTCGCACAGAAAGGTAATCACGAAGAGCTTATCGGGCAGGAAGGTATCTACAAGAGATTCCTGGCCATTCGGCAGGCGGCCGAAGCGTGGAATATTTGA
- a CDS encoding AraC family transcriptional regulator, translating into MHAWEQIQKTVDYIEENLSEELKIEKLANMAALSQFYFQRLFRRLAKRPVNEYVKLRRLAKASEALPDKSKRIIDVALDFGFSSHETFTRAFKDAYGITPEEYRAKPVRLNQIMKPELLLNYTMVDEDVPLITDSIVLEITRRTLDTAETYVGLSAKVSTSQAPAGETTGIDVPGQLWDSFHSRKGDIPNLLPGGVELGASMLGEAADGTFIYFVGGAAKPDVSAYGDFIKWELPAAEYVVCCLEAEDFTELTTSALGKAMNYLFGTWLAKRGLTTQPFSAEKYYRANPDAAYMEIWVIPEKCRSEV; encoded by the coding sequence ATGCACGCATGGGAGCAAATACAAAAAACAGTCGATTATATTGAGGAAAACTTGTCTGAGGAATTAAAGATTGAAAAGCTGGCGAATATGGCGGCGCTTTCACAGTTTTATTTTCAGCGCTTATTCAGACGGTTAGCAAAAAGGCCGGTGAACGAATATGTAAAGCTGCGCCGTCTGGCTAAAGCGTCGGAAGCACTGCCGGACAAGAGTAAGCGGATTATTGACGTCGCTTTGGACTTTGGGTTTTCCTCCCACGAAACCTTTACCCGGGCATTTAAAGACGCTTATGGGATAACGCCGGAAGAATATCGCGCCAAACCCGTCCGGCTCAACCAGATAATGAAGCCGGAACTGCTGCTCAATTATACAATGGTTGACGAGGATGTGCCTCTGATCACCGACAGCATTGTTCTGGAAATAACGCGCAGGACACTCGATACGGCCGAAACTTATGTAGGCCTTTCGGCTAAAGTGTCTACATCCCAAGCGCCGGCAGGCGAAACGACCGGAATAGATGTGCCCGGTCAGTTGTGGGATTCGTTTCACAGCCGCAAGGGGGATATCCCCAATTTGCTGCCGGGCGGCGTAGAATTAGGCGCGTCCATGCTGGGTGAGGCAGCGGATGGAACATTTATATACTTTGTCGGAGGGGCGGCTAAACCGGACGTATCTGCCTATGGAGATTTTATTAAATGGGAGCTGCCCGCCGCCGAGTACGTGGTATGCTGTCTTGAGGCGGAGGATTTTACCGAGCTTACAACTTCCGCGTTGGGTAAAGCCATGAATTATCTTTTCGGCACGTGGCTGGCCAAGCGGGGGCTGACGACACAGCCTTTTTCGGCGGAGAAATATTACAGGGCTAATCCGGACGCCGCTTACATGGAGATATGGGTTATTCCGGAAAAATGCCGAAGTGAAGTTTAG
- a CDS encoding ABC transporter ATP-binding protein has protein sequence MYLEFDNVSFSYSKTLALAGVSFGIEKGEIVGLIGANGAGKTTTILDIIRYLQPQSGKISIDGINVAEIKNENFAVSYIADSPVFYDELTLLEHLHFLKALYPGNGLSIEGLIEKLELREHLSKVPSALSKGTKQKLMIALALLRNYELLIADEPFTGLDPKQISVFKQILKDCKNEKKAVLISTHLLDMAEGICDRYIMLSQGRVIACGSKSQIINTRSLGNDSTLEQVYLSLIEREG, from the coding sequence ATGTACCTTGAATTTGACAATGTATCTTTTTCATATTCGAAGACATTGGCTTTAGCCGGCGTTTCGTTTGGAATTGAAAAAGGCGAAATAGTTGGCCTGATTGGGGCGAACGGTGCTGGCAAAACAACGACTATCTTGGATATCATTCGGTATTTGCAACCCCAAAGCGGGAAAATAAGCATTGACGGAATAAACGTAGCAGAAATTAAGAATGAAAATTTTGCCGTTTCTTACATTGCGGATAGCCCTGTTTTTTACGATGAGCTTACGCTTTTGGAGCATCTGCATTTTCTTAAAGCCCTCTACCCCGGTAACGGTTTAAGCATAGAAGGATTAATTGAGAAATTGGAACTCCGCGAACATTTGAGTAAAGTGCCGTCCGCATTATCAAAAGGAACAAAACAAAAGCTGATGATTGCCCTTGCGTTATTGAGAAATTATGAATTGCTTATAGCGGACGAGCCGTTTACCGGCTTAGACCCTAAACAGATCAGCGTTTTCAAGCAAATTCTAAAGGATTGCAAAAATGAGAAAAAGGCTGTTCTGATCTCTACACATCTATTGGATATGGCAGAGGGAATATGCGACAGATATATCATGCTTAGTCAGGGAAGAGTGATTGCCTGCGGTTCCAAATCTCAAATAATCAATACTCGCTCTCTTGGTAATGACAGTACGTTGGAACAGGTTTATTTATCCCTTATAGAGCGGGAGGGATAG